The nucleotide sequence TTCAGAAATGACATTCTGAAAAAAGAAACGGAGGCTTGTGGCCTCCGTTTTAGTTTCTTACTTCTTAGCTGGCTGTTGTTCAGCCGCTTCGATTTTCGCTCTCGCGTGAGCCCAGTCGCGCTGGAACTCTGCCCAGTCCTCGTCTGTGATCAATTCGTTCATGATCTTCTTTTCAGAAAGAGCCAGGAACTCTTTTGTCGCCTGAAGATCAATGTCTTCAGGAAGGTCCGCGATGTTGGCAAGAATATTCACGCCCTCAGGGGAAACCTGGCAGTAACCCCAGCTGATAACAGCCAAGTCCTGCTTTTCTTTCCCTTTGAGTTTCCATTTCATCACGCCTGTTTCCAGAGTGGTGATCAATGGAGCGTGACCAGGAAGAATGTTCAACTCTCCCTTGAATGCTGGAACAGTCACCTCGTCGACCTCTTGGCCAACAAGGATGCGCTTTTCCGGTGTCACGATTGTCAGTTTCATATTCACCCCTTAGGAAGAGGCAGGCACTAAGCCTGCAGCTTCTTAGCTTTCTCGATAGCGTCTTCGATAGTACCAACAAGGTAGAACGCCTGCTCTGGAAGAGCATCGTGTTTACCATCAAGGATCTCGCGGAAACCTCTAACAGTGTCTTTGATATCCACGTACTTGCCTGGCAAGCCAGTGAACTGCTCAGCAACGAAGAACGGCTGAGACAAGAAACGCTGGATCTTACGAGAACGGGAAACAACCAATTTATCAGATTCAGACAACTCGTCCATACCCAGGATCGCGATGATGTCCTGAAGCTCACGGTTACGCTGCAACAACGCCTGAACGTCACGAGCGCATTTGTAGTGCTCTTCACCGATAACAGTTGGATCCAACAAACGAGAAGTGGAAGTCAACGGGTGAACCGCAGGGAAGATCGCCATAGCCGCGATATCACGATCCAAGTTTGTCGTAGCATCCAAGTGAGTGAACGTGGTTGCTGGAGCTGGATCCGTGTAGTCATCCGCTGGTACGTAAACCGCTTGAACGGAAGTGATGGAACCTTTTTTAGTGGAAGTGATACGCTCTTGAAGAGTACCCATCTCTGTTGCAAGTGTTGGCTGATAACCAACCGCAGAAGGGA is from Bdellovibrio bacteriovorus str. Tiberius and encodes:
- the atpC gene encoding ATP synthase F1 subunit epsilon, with product MKLTIVTPEKRILVGQEVDEVTVPAFKGELNILPGHAPLITTLETGVMKWKLKGKEKQDLAVISWGYCQVSPEGVNILANIADLPEDIDLQATKEFLALSEKKIMNELITDEDWAEFQRDWAHARAKIEAAEQQPAKK